The genomic region GTAGGTGACCCGCGGGATGCCCACCTCGTCGATGACCGCCGGGTTCTGCCCGGCGATCTCCTCTGCGACGAAGATGCCCTGCTGGAAGCCGCGGTGCGCGAGCTGAAGGCCCGGCACGATGTCGCCGACCGCGTAGACGTTCGGCACGCTCGTGCGCAGCCGCTCGTCGGTAAGCACGTAGCCGCGGTCCATCTTCACGCCCTGCTCCTCGTACCCGAGGTTGGCGGTGTTCGGGCCGCGACCGACGGCGACCAGCAGCAGCTCGGCCTCGACGGTCTCGCCGCCCTGAATGGTCAGCTTGACGCCGTTCTCGGTCTTCTCGACCTTCTCGAACGGCTTGCCGACCTTGAAGTTGATCTTCCGCTTGCGGAACGCCCGCTCCAGCGCCTTGGACGACTCCTCGTCCTCGGCGGCGACCAGCCGGGGCAGCGCCTCGACGATCGTCACGTCCACGCCGAAGGACTTCCACACGCTCGCGAACTCGACGCCGATCACGCCGCCACCCAGCACGATCACCGACGACGGCACCCGGTCCAGGGTGAGCGCGTGGTCACTGGTGATGATCCGCTCGCCGTCGACCTCCAGGCCGGGCAGGCTCTTGGCGTACGAGCCGGAGGCCAGCACGACATTGCGGCCGGTGTAGCGCTTGCCGTCGACCTCGACGACGTTCTTGCCGACCAGCTTGCCGGCGCCCGCGACGAAGGTGATGTCCTTCGAGCCGCTCACCAGGCCCTGCAGGCCCTTGTAAAGCCGGGAGATCACGCCGTCCTTGTACGCGTTGACCCCCGCCATGTCGATGCCGACCAGTTCGGCCTTCACACCGAACTGCTCCGACTCGCGGGTCTGGTCGGCGATCTCGGCCGCGTGCAGCAGCGCCTTGGTCGGGATGCAACCGTTGTGCAGGCAGGTGCCGCCGAGCTTGCCCTTCTCGACCAGCGCGACCTTAAGGCCCAGCTGGACGGCGCGCAGGGCGGTGGCGTAACCGCCGCTACCACCTCCGAGGATGACGATGTCGAAGGTTGCGTCGTTCGGCTCGCTCACGTCCAACTCCCAGGTCGCGTCGCTGCTTCGGGGGTCACAGAGGGGTAACACGGACACACCCCACCTCGGTCATCTTGTCACCATGCGGCACAGGGCGCGTAGTGAGGTGCCCAACGACACGTCATCGACACGTACCCTTGGCACCGTTGTCGACGACGGAGCATTGGGGGAGATGTTCGGTGGGGTTGTTCCGACGTCGTAAGAAGCCGCGTGTGTCGAGCCTCGACCGCGCGGCCGACAGCGGCGACCTGGCCCATCTCGAAGCCTTCATCCGCAGCCGGCGAGGCGTCGAAGCGTTCATCGAACCTCGGACGACGGTCACCGAGACCACTGTCATCCTGATCGCCGACGACGGGGAGTGGACCCGCCGTCGCATCGACGGCCCGGACGGGGCGCGGCGCTTCGCGTACCGGATGGGGATTCCGGTGTACGACGTGCGGCTGATGGGCTACCCGCAGCGGATGCGCGACTTCAACGAACGCCGCAAGCGCCGACCCGACCAGCAGATGTAAGGAAGGGCCCCTGTTAACGCCAGGCGTTAACAGGGGGCCCTTCCTTACATCTCAGCCGTTGGCCGCGACGTCCTCGACCAGCTGCACCAGGGTGCGGACCGGCACACCAGTGCCGCCCTTGGTCCAGTAGCCGGTCGGCTCACCCGAGTGGTAGCCCGGCCCGGCGATGTCGATGTGCGCCCAGGCCACGCCGTCGGCCACGAACTCCCGCAGGAACACGCCGCCCTGCAGCATGTGCCCGGCCCGGTCCATCCCCGCGTTGACCTGCGAGATGTCCGCGACGTCGGACTCCATGCCCTTGCGGACGTCGTCCGGCAGCGGCATCGGCCACGCCGGCTCGCCGACCGCGTCGCCCACCGTCCGGACCCGCTCGCACAGCTCCGGGGTGCCCATCACGCCGGCCATCCGCTTGCCCAGCGCGATCACCTGGCCGCCGGTCAGCGTGGACGTCTCGAACAGGTAGTCCGTGCCGTCCTCGCACGCGCGGGCGATGGCGTCACCCAGCACCATCCGGCCCTCGGCGTCGGTGTTGAGCACCTCCACCTTCTTGCCGTTGTACATGCTGATCACGTCACCCGGCCGGTAGCTGCTGCCCGACGGCATGTTCTCCGCCATCGGCAGGTAGGCGCTGACCGCCACCGCCGGCTTCAGCGCGGCGATCGCCAGCATGGCGGCACCCACCGCGGCGGCGCCCGCCATGTCGGACTTCATCTCCCACATGCCCTGCGCCGGCTTGATCGAGATGCCACCAGTGTCGAAGGTGATGCCCTTGCCGACCAGCGCGACACGCTTGCCGTTGCCGCCGCCCTGCGGGGTGTAGGTGAGCTTCACCAGCCGCGGGGGAGCCTCCGAACCCTGCCCGACCGCCACGATGCCGCCGTACCCGCCAGCGGCGAGCGCCGCCTCGTCGAGCACCTCGACGTCGAGCCCCGCCTCCCGGGCGGCACCGGCCACCGCGTCGGCGAAGGACGGGGGACGCAACTCGTTGGGGGCGGTGTTCACCCAGTCCCGGCTGAGCCGGACCGCGCCGGCCACCGCCTGCGCCCGGGTGATCTCCGCCTCGGCGCCCGCGTCAGCGGCGTCCGGCACGGCGATGAGCACCTCGGCCACCGGCTCCCGCCGGGTCGGCTGCGGCCGGGTCTTGTAACCGGCGAACCGGTACCCGCCGAGCAACGCCCCCTCGGCGACAGCGCGCAGCGCAGCCGGCGCGTCCGCGTCGTCCGGCAGCGGCATGGCGAGCGCCACCTTCGCGGCACCGGCCACGGCCCGGATCGCCGAGCCGGCCGCGCGGCGCAGCGCCTCCGGCGCCGGTGCGGCACCCGACGGCTCCGGACCCAGCCCGACGGCGGCGACCAGCGGGGCGGTGACAGTGCCCAGCGTCGCCAGCTTGATCACCTCCCCGGGGGCGCCGGTCGCGCCGAGCAGCGCCAACGTCGCGGTCAGCTTGCCGTCGAAAGCGGCGGCGATGCTCTCCGCGCCGCTGGCGAGCAGCAGGGTGCCGGCGAGGCCGCTGGTGGCGCCCTGCTCTCCGGTCTGGCTGTGCACGCCGATCACGATCGCGTCGACGGCGAGCTCCGCCGGGTCGGTGTCGACCAGGCTCAGGGTGGTCGTACGGGGGGATGTCACTGAAGCTACTCCGGGCGGGCCGGGCCGGTCGCGGCGTCGCGTACCGGCGGTGAAGGTCTCCGACGGAACCTACCCGCCGGACATCGGGGCTGTCCCGTCGATGCCGCCGACGGGGTCCCGCCGATGCTAACCAGCGGTGTTGCCCCCGGTAAGTTGCCACCCATGACCGACGTGACCTCCGACGCCGCCGCGACCCGGCTGCGCCGATCCCCGCTGCACGAGCGGCACACCGCCGCCGGCGCCAAGTTCGCCCCCTTCGGGGGCTGGGAAATGCCACTGGAGTACGCCGGTGGCGGGGTGCTCAAGGAGCACACGGCGGTGCGTACCGCGGTGGGGGTCTTCGACGTGTCGCACCTGGGGAAGGCCCGGGTGACAGGCCCCGGCGCGGCCGAGTTCGTCAACGCCTGCCTCAGCAACGACCTCGGCCGGATCGGGCCGGGCCGGGCGCAGTACACGCTCTGCTGCGACGACGCCACTGGCGGCGTGGTGGACGACATCATCGCCTACCTGTACGCCGACGACCACGTCTTCCTCATCCCGAACGCCGCGAACACCGCCGAGGTGGTGCGCCGGTTGCGCGCCGCCGCGCCTGCTCAGGTCACCGTCACCGACGAGCACGAGGCGTACGCGGTGCTTGCCGTGCAGGGCCCCCGCTCTGCCGAGCTGCTGGCAGCCCTCGGCCTGCCCACCGAGCACGGCTACATGAGCTTCTCCGCCGCCACACTTGCCGACGTGGAACTGACCGTCTGTCGTACCGGCTACACGGGCGAGCTGGGCTACGAGCTGGTGGTGCCGGCGGACGACGCCGTGACCGTCTGGGACGCGCTGTTCGCCGCCGGTGCGGCCTTCGACCTGCGTGCCTGCGGACTTGCCGCTCGGGACACGCTGCGCACCGAGATGGGCTACCCACTGCACGGGCAGGACCTCTCGCTGGACATCACCCCGGTACAGGCACGCTCAGGCTGGGCGGTGGGCTGGGACAAGCCGGCGTTCTGGGGTCGCGACGCGCTGCTCGCCGAGAAGGCCGCCGGCCCCCGGCGTACGCTGCGCGGCCTAGTGGCCGTCGACAGGGCCATCCCGCGCCCCGGGATGACCCTGCACGTCGGTGACGAGCAGGTGGGCGAGGTAACCAGCGGCACCTTCAGCCCGACGCGGAAGCAGGGCATCGCGCTGGCCCTGCTGGACACCGACGCGAACCTCGCCGAAGGCGACGTGATCGAGATCAACATCCGCAACCGCCGCGCCCCGGTAACGATCACCAAGCCGCCCTTCGTGAACCCCTCAGTGAGGTAGCCCCGCCCCCGCAAGCCCCGCACATGGGGTTAGGGGGTTTTGGGGGCCTCGCCGGAGTCCAGCACCGCCTGGGTCCAGCCGCCTTCGATCACGCCTGTCGCGTTCAGGACTGCCCAGTCGACTACGTCGGTCGCCTCGATCACCACTGGGGCTCCGATCTTGACTGCCGGGTCCGTGGCGGCGTCGCTGGCGCTCACGCCGACTATCCGCTCCGGCGTCTCCCACGAGGTGACGCCGGCCCAGACGTACTCCGGTCCGTCGTCGCCGGGCAGCCCGTACTTGACCACGAGCTGCGACTCCGGCGGCAACTGCCCGGCGACGTACCGGGCGCGGGCATCACCCAACGCCGCTCGGGCGGTGGCGACCGCCCGGCTCATCGCGTCGCCGGAGCGGGCGTACCGCACGTCCGGCTGGATCCCGGCGAACAGCGTCGCGCAGGCGGCGGCGTAGTAACGCCCGTCGGGACCGGGATGCCCGGCCGGCGGGCGCAGGCTCAGGAACGAGTCGGCCTCCGGGTCGGTCGCCGGATCCAGCTCCAGGCGCAGCAGCACCGGCGCGGTAGCGCCGTGCTGCTCCGGATTGCCGTACGCCACGGCGATGTCGTGCCCGGTCACCGTCGCCAGCACCGGGAGCTGTACGAACGCGGGCACCTCCGCGCCGGACAGGCCGTCGGTCCAGTCCCGAAGCAGCCGCCGGGCAGCCCCGGTCAGCACCGCACCCCAGGCGCGGGTGAGATGGTCGGGCACGCCCTGGGTCTGCAACTCCAGCAGCCCGAAACGGCGCAGCCCTTTCGTGGTGAACCAGAGCCCCTCGGTGTCCGAGGAGTACGGCACCAGCACCCAGTCGACGAGCCGGATCCGGCCGTGCTCGTCGGGGAGCGAGCGCAGCGCGGTCGCCGGGTCGAGGAACTGGAGGCCGAAGACGTCCACCACGTCGCTGTCGACGGATTCCGCAACGGCAGCCGCGACCGCCCGCGCCGCCCACTCGTGCGCCGGTGGCCAGCCCGGCCGGTATTCGGCCTGCACCACCACCAGATGTGTCGCCGCGGCCAGTCGGGCGAGCTGCGCCTCGGTGGCGCCGAACGCGGTGAGCAGATCGGGCGGCAGCTCGGGGAACTCGGTGATCGGCCGGGTGTCCACGCTCATCAGCGGGCTGTCCAGCATCTGCCGGGCGAGGCCGTGCACCGGCTCGGCCAGCCGTCCGGTCAGCGCGGCGACCGCGGTCTTTGCGCTGACCTTCGGCAGCCCTGTCATCGGCACCAGATAGGTCGCGCTGAGCGACTCCGGTACCGGTACGGGCAGGAAGTCGTCAGTGATGAGCATGTTCGTTCCCCCGGTGGCGGCGCCGGCGCTGTCGAGCCGAACGCTACCCGGCCGGCCCGGAGCTGTTCAGCCGGACAGCACCACACCCAGGTAGACAAGCGTGGTGACCACCTCGACTGTCGCGCCGAGCACGTCGCCGGTGATCCCGCCGAGCCGGCGTACCACGTGGGTCAGCAGCGGCACCGTGACGGCGAGTGCGGCAACGACGGCCAGCGGCCCCTGCCACGGACGGCCCGGCACCGCAGGCACCGCCAGCAGCGCGACGGCGACCGCGCCGACGGTCAGCGCCACAGGGCCGACCGTGCCGGCCACCAGGGCGCCCAGCCCGTCCGGACGGGCGGCCGGAACCCCCCGCCGGCAGGCCACCGTCACGCCGAGCCGCCCGGCGGCGGTTGCGGCGACCACCGCCGCGAGGCACGCCGGCCAGGACCGGCCGGCAAGCTCGGCGAGCGCCGCGGCCTGCACCAGGAGTACGACCACAAGGGCCACCACGCCGAACGGCCCGACGTCCGGCTTCTTCATGATTTCCAGGGCGGCGGCACCCCGCCGGTACGAGCCGAGGGCGTCCACCGTGTCGGCCAGCCCGTCCAGGTGCAGCCCTCGGGTCAGCAGGGCGGCGGCCCCCACAGTCACACCGGCTGCCACAAGCGCCGGGGCGAGAGCGCCGACCAGCAGCAGGACACCTGCCAGCAGCGCGCCGAGCAGCGCGCCGACGGCCGGGGCGAGCGCCATGGCGGTGCCCGCCACCGTGCGGTCGATCCGTCCGGCGCGTACCGGCAGCGTGCTGAAGGTGGTGACCGCCAGCCGGGCTCCCGCGAGGAGCCGCGAGTCAGCCGGCACGCCAGCCCGACGCCGGCTGCGCGTCCGGCTCGGTGCTGGTCGGGCCCGGCCCGGCCGGCTCCGGTTCGACGAAGTCCGGCTCGGCGTCACGATCCGGCTCGGTGGTAGGCCCGGGCTCGACGTCGTCGTCGTCCTCGTCCGGGGCGGTGTCGACCGGGGCGGTTTCCGGCGTCGCCGGCTCGTCCAGGGCCTCGTCGCCGGCCAGCGACGGGTGCACCGGCAGCGCGGCGGCCAGCGCCAGCACCGAGCGCAGCAGCGGGAGCGCCACCAGCGCGTTGGCGCCCTCACCGAGGTCCATCCGGAGGTCGAGCAGCGGGTTGAGGCCGAGCACGTCGGCGGCCAGCCGTACCGCCGGGTGACCGCCGTGGTCGGCCAGCAGGCACCAGTGTCGCGCCTGCCCGGCCAGGTCACGGCTGACCATCCCGGCGGCCATTCCGACAGGCCCGTCGAGCAGCACCGGCACCCGCCGGGCGGTCGCGCCGAGCAGCACGCCGGTGGCCACCGCCACGTCGCCGCCGCCCAGCTCGGACAGCACGTCCTTCGCGCCGCGCGGCGAGTGTCGGGTGCGGTGCAGTGCGTCGCGCACCGCCGCGCAGCGGATCATCCAGGCCGCGTCGTCGATCGCCCCGGCGTCGGTGAAGACCCTGCCCAGCACTGCCGGTGGTTCCGCGCCCGCAGTGGCCGCCAGCACCGCCGCCGCTGCCGCCTCGGTGCCGGCGCCGCACGCTGCCAGAACCAGCAGTTGTACGCCCGCGTCGGCCGCCTGCTCGGCCAGCCGCCAGCCGTAGCGCAGCGCCGACTCCACCTGGTCGAGGGTGAGCGCCGGCCCGTCCTCGATCGGCGCGGCGGCCGGAGTATCCACCACCTGGAGGCTCGCGCCGCTCTCGGCGGCCAGTCGGGCCAACGCGCCCCGACCGGCGCGAGCCTGCGCGGCCCGGCGCGCCGACTCGCCGGCCACGGCGCCCGCCGACGCCCCACCGGCGTGGTCGCCGTGCAGCAGCAGCACCCGCACCGAACCCCAGGCTTGGGGAGTCGAGGTGCCCTGGGTGGCGGCGGCGAAACCGACCACCCGGTCCAGCACGCCCAGCCCAGCGCCGGGTACGTCCAACGTGGCCAGCCGGTCCACCGCCTGCGGGCCGGCGTACTCGTCGGGCATCGGCAGTTCCATGCCGGGCTGGATGACAAGCCCTGTCGACACCATCGGCAGTGCCATCGTCGGCGCGGCCCAGGGGTTGCCGGGCTCCTGGTTCGGGGCCACCGGAGGCGTGTGGGTCAGGACGTCGGGCAACTGCACCTCGGGGGTGGGCTCGACGTCCTCAGGGCTCGATCCGGAGCCGACCGACGCCGTCCCGGTCGCGGGGGCAGCGGCGACAGAGGGGGCAGCGGCGACAGCCGCGGCGGCGGTGGGCGGCACGGCGGCCGGCTTCAGCGGGACCGGCTGGCCGGCGACCACAAGCACCACCGAGTCGCAGGCGTCGGCGACCGCCCGGTTGACCGCGCCGAGCGCGTCGGTGAACGCCCGACCCAGCGGGGTGGTCGGCACCAGCGACAGGCCCACCTCGGGGCTCACCAGCACCACCCGCGCCGCGCAGGAGCCGATCGCCTCGGCCAGCTCGGCGACCGTAGCCAGGTCGTCGGCGGGCTGGTGGTCCGGGTCGAGCAGCACCGTCACCCAACCACCGAGGTCGTCCACGAGCAGCGTCTCGTTGGGCTCGGCGGACGAGATCACATCCGCCAGCCGACGCGGCTCTCCGGCGGTCTCCTCGCTGGTCCAGCTGCCCGGCCGCCGGGCGCGGTGCGCCGCGAGCCGGGTCGCCCACTCGGTGTCCTCCGGGTCGCCCTCTCCAGCGGTGGCGATGTACCGGACCACCGGCGCGTCGGCGACCAGGGACTCGGCGAACTCGGACTTGCCGGATCGGATCCCGCCGAGCACCAGGATCGTCTTCCACCCCTCAACGGACATGCTCGTACCTTAGAGCCAGCCCGAAGGCACCAACAGCACAGGTAGCGCTGTCCCGGCCCGGATCACCGTTCGCCGGGTGCGCGGTACTGATAGTCGTTGGGGTTCACGTCCGCCGGCTTCGGGTCCTCCTGCCAGAGACCTTCGCCGGGGCGGGCGAGCAGGGAATCGACAAGTTCCTCCCGGTCCATCTCCCGCGCGCCCTCGATGCCGCCCCGTACCGCGATGTTCCGCAGATCATCGGTGTCCCATTCCCGCAACGGCCTGCTCATCGTCCCGCCCCCCGTCGTACGCCGTCGGTCCGTGCCGATGCCGGCGGCATACCCTCAGGCACGCGCTGTGGAACCTCCGCACGGGCCGCTGTCAGCGCGGCCGACTACGCTTGCGAAGGTTCGTCCCGGCGGGACTTCAGCGGCGAGGGGAGACGCGCACATGGCGTGGAGCTGGCGGTACGAGGGCACGGACGGCCAGACGGTCGAGGGTCCGGCGGAGTCGTTCGGCAGCCAGGCCGACGCCGAATCCTGGATCGGTCAGACCTGGCGTGAGCTCGCGGCGTCCGGCGTCACCTCGGTCGCGCTCATGGAGGACGACCGGTTGGACTACCGGATGAGTCTGCAGCCCACGGCCGAGTGATGGGTTACGACCGGCCGGGCGGTGACGGGCTGGTGCTCGGCGTGCCCAAGGCGGCATTCCGGCCCAGCCCGGTCTTCCTCGGCCTGGTCGCCCTCTTCGCGGTCAGCGGCGCCCTGACCTGGAACGGGGTGGGCAATGTCCGGTTCAACGTGTTCGTCTTCGTGGTCACCGGCTGGCTGGTCTCGCTCTGCCTGCACGAGTACGCCCACGCGGTGGTCGCGTACCGGGCCGGCGACCGGGACATCGCCCACCGGGGCTATCTGACGCTCAACCCGTTCAAGTACACGCACCCGCTGCTGTCGATCGTGCTGCCCGTGGTGGTGGTGCTGCTCGGCGGCATCGGCCTGCCCGGCGGCGCGGTGTGGGTGGACCGGCACTCCATCCCGGGTCGGCTGCGGCACACACTGGTCAGCCTCGCCGGCCCGGCCACGAACGTGCTGTTCACGCTGGTGTTGGTGGCCGCTGTGCGCTTCGGCACCCAGTCGGGCGGCCCTGTGGAGTTCTGGGCCGCTGTCGCGCTGCTGGGCTTCCTGCAACTCACCGCGAGCGTGCTGAACCTGCTGCCGGTGCCCGGCCTGGACGGCGGCAACATGATCCAGCCGTGGCTCAACCCGCAGTGGCGCAAGATGTACGACCTGTTCGCCCCGTACGGCTTCATCCTGCTCTTCGCGCTGCTGTGGAACCCGCGCATCGGAGGCTGGTTCTTCGATGCCGTCTTCGCCGTCGGCGACCTGCTCGGTCTGCCGTCGTGGCTCTACGCCACAGGCCTCGACCTGATCCGCTTCTGGCAGGGCTGAGCGGCTGCCAGGGCTGAGCGGGTTTTCCGGCCCGGTCGGGCGCGCCGATCCGCGCTGCCGACCGGGCCGGAGCCGCGTCAGGGCCGCTGGGCGGGGGACTCGGTCTTCGCCGCGTCCCGCTCGGTGATCGGGTCGATGATCTCGTCGATCGCCTTGAGCAGCTCGGCGTCGAGCTTCACCCCGGCCGCCTTGACGTTGTCCTGCACCTGCTCGGGGCGGGACGCGCCGATGATCGCCGAGGAGACGTTCGGGTTCTGGAGGACCCAGGCCACGGCGAGCTGGGCCATGCTCAGCCCGGCCTGCTCGGCGAGGGGCTTGAGCTGCTGCACCCGGGTCAGCACGTCGTCGCGCATGAACCGGGAGATGAAGCTCGCGCCGGACTTCTCGTCGGTGGCCCGGGAACCGGCCGGCGGCGGCTGCCCCGGCAGGTACTTGCCGGAGAGCACACCCTGCCCCATCGGCGACCAGACGATCTGCCCGATGCCCAGCTCCTCGCTGGCCGGTACGACCTCGGCCTCGATGACCCGCCACAGCATCGAGTACTGCGGCTGGTTGGAGACCAGCGGGATGCGCAGCTCACGGGCGAGCGGGTGGGCGGCGCGCAGCTGCGCGGCCGTCCACTCGGAGACGCCGATGTAGTGCGCCTTGCCGGAGTGCACGACGTCGGCGAACGCCTCCATCGTCTCTTCCAGCGGCGTGCTGTGGTCGTACCGGTGGGCCTGGTAGAGGTCCACGTAGTCGGTGCGCAGCCGACGCAGCGAGCCGTTGATCGACTCCATGATGTGCTTGCGGGACAGACCTCGGTCGTTGCGGCCCGGCCCGGTCGGCCAGTAGACCTTGGTGAAGATCTCCAGGCCCTCGCGACGCTCGTTCTGCAGCGCCCGGCCGAGCACGTCCTCGGCCCGGGTGCCGGCGTACACGTCGGCGGTGTCGAAGGTGGTGATCCCCGCGTCGAGGGCGGCCCGGACGCACGCGAACGCGGCGTCCTCCTCGACCTGTGAACCGTGGGTTATCCAGTTGCCGTACGAGACCTCGCTGACCATCAGGCCGGAACGGCCCAGGTGTCGGAATTCCATGTACTGAACCTAGACCCAGCCGGTCATTACCGCCGACCTGCCGTTCAGAGCACCGGGTTGGCGTCGGTGAGCAGCCGATCGATCTCCGCCAGCACCTCGGCGCGGTCGCGGTGCACCGGGTCGATGAGCGGCTCACCTTGCCGGTCCAGCGCGCCCCACCGGCCGCCGCTGCCGACCAGGAACGCCACCGGGTGGATGACGAGCATCGGGTACGCAGGCGGCACGAGCACCGCGCCGGTCCGGTCCACCACACCACGCCGACCGGCCACGTCGACCACCACGAGGCCCTCGTCGGTGAAGCCGTCGACCGGCCCACCGTCGGTCAGCTCGGTGACGAAGCCGTGGTAGCGGGTGGGCACCACGATCCGTCCGGTCCGGTCGACAGCGCCCCATCCCTCACGGCGTACCGCGGCCAGCCCGCGGCGGAACGGACGTACCTCTGCGAAGTTCGGCGGGACCTGCACCGCGCCGGTGGGGTCGATCGCCGTCCACCCGCCGTCGGTGACCACCCAGGCCAGGCCGTCGCTGAACGGGCGCGCCACGCGGTACGACGGGGGGATCACCGTCGTACCGAGCAGGTTGATCAGGGACCACCGGTCGGTGTCCGGCCGCCGTACCCAGGCCAGCCCGTCGTGGAACGGCTGCGCCTCGGCGTACCGGGCGGGAATGACCACGTCGCCGTCCTGGTCGACGTAGCCCCACAGTGGTCCGTCCCGGTCCGGCTGCGGGGGCCGGTCCCGGTCGAGCACCTCGTCGCGACTCCTGGGGTACGGGCCGAAGCCGTCGGCGGACGCGCGTTCGGCGACCGCGTCGAGCGCCACCCGGACCCGCTCCAGCAGTTCGGCGTCACCGGCGCCGCGCAGGTCGAGGGCGCGTTCGAAGTGCTGGCAGGCCTCCATGAGCCGGCCCTGGTCGTAGCAGGTCCGTCCGGCGTGCTCGTGCAGGGAGGCCCGCAGCCGGTCGGGCAGCTCGACCGAGTTGGCCTCGGCGAAGAGTTGGTCGGCCTCGGCGAAGTCGCCGCGCCAGCGCAACACGTGTGCCAGCCGGGCCTGAGCCAGTGCGGTCCGGCGCAGCTCTCCGGTCGCCTCCGCGTAGGTGAGGGCGAGCCGGCCGTCGGCCAATGCGTCGTCCAGGTCGCCGAGGATCCGCGACGCCACCGCCCGCAGGCTGAGCAGCCGGGCACGCGCCCGGTTGTCGATCGCCGAACCGAGCTTCTCGGTCAGCCGCCGACGGATCGCCCGCATACTGTCCGGCTCGGTCAGCTCCTCACGCAGCGTGACCGGGTCCAGCCGCCAGCGGTACGCCGCCAGCACCTGCTCCGGATCGCCCGGGTCGGCCAGGGACGGTCTTCTCGGCTCCGGCGCGGCAGCGGGCGGCGCCGACGTCGGTGCGTCGACGTCCGCCGATCCGGTCCGTGGCCCGGGAACCACGCCCGCAGGCACACCCGACACCGGCCGTGCCGCAACAGGCGGCTCAGCATCCTTCTCGGCGCCGGTGTCGGCGTCCTCCTCGGCATCGGTCTTGGCGTCCTCCTCGGGTGGCGCGGAGGTCGCCTCGACGGCTGGGTGGTGTGTAGGGGTCGCCGCGTCCGCCGTGGGGGACGGCTCGTGCACGTCGGTCGGCGCCGGTGGTGCGGACGTCGGCCGGTCCGGGGCCGCGGGGTCGTCGGAGCCGGCGTTTGCCGACGGTACGTCGGAGGTGTCTGCGCTCGACGGCTCCGCGTCCGCGCCCTCGTCGGTGTCGGTGGCGGTGTCGCGGAGGTGTTCGCTGTGGGCCTGCGCTCCGGTATCCGCCGGGCCTGGGTGCTGTGCCTCGGTCGGGGCCGGCTCGACAGCGACGGCGGGCGGTGGCTCGGCCGCATGCACGAGGTACGGGCCCTCGTCGTCGTTTCCACCTGCCCGGTCGTCGTGGTCCGCGTCGAAGTCGGCGTCCACATTGACGTCGTGGTCCGCGTCGACGTCGTGGTCCGCGTCGACGTCGTGGTCCACATCGACGTCGTGGTCCGCGTCGACCTCGTCGACAGGCGGCGAGGAGGCGGGCGTGGCT from Micromonospora profundi harbors:
- a CDS encoding aldo/keto reductase family protein, with product MEFRHLGRSGLMVSEVSYGNWITHGSQVEEDAAFACVRAALDAGITTFDTADVYAGTRAEDVLGRALQNERREGLEIFTKVYWPTGPGRNDRGLSRKHIMESINGSLRRLRTDYVDLYQAHRYDHSTPLEETMEAFADVVHSGKAHYIGVSEWTAAQLRAAHPLARELRIPLVSNQPQYSMLWRVIEAEVVPASEELGIGQIVWSPMGQGVLSGKYLPGQPPPAGSRATDEKSGASFISRFMRDDVLTRVQQLKPLAEQAGLSMAQLAVAWVLQNPNVSSAIIGASRPEQVQDNVKAAGVKLDAELLKAIDEIIDPITERDAAKTESPAQRP